One Bradyrhizobium manausense DNA segment encodes these proteins:
- a CDS encoding PaaI family thioesterase: MAAAKMSVAELEQFLRDEFPQAFSGDDITIESADGQTCLLRQRYGEKMLRPGGTVSGPTLMALADFAMYVVLLSAIGPIGLAVTTNLNINFLRKGLPGQDVLAEARLLKLGKRLAVGEVKLLSGSSPDPIAHVTSTYSIPNV, translated from the coding sequence ATGGCGGCAGCGAAAATGAGCGTGGCGGAGCTCGAGCAGTTTCTCCGCGACGAATTTCCCCAGGCCTTCAGCGGCGACGACATCACGATCGAGAGCGCGGACGGCCAGACCTGTCTGTTGCGGCAGCGCTATGGCGAGAAGATGCTGCGGCCGGGCGGAACCGTGTCGGGCCCGACCCTGATGGCGCTGGCCGATTTCGCCATGTACGTGGTGCTGCTGTCCGCGATCGGCCCGATCGGGCTCGCTGTGACCACCAATCTCAACATTAACTTCCTGCGCAAGGGTCTGCCCGGGCAGGATGTGCTGGCGGAGGCCCGGCTGCTGAAGCTCGGCAAGCGCCTGGCCGTCGGGGAGGTAAAGCTCCTGTCCGGAAGCTCGCCCGATCCGATCGCCCATGTCACTTCGACCTATTCCATTCCAAATGTTTGA
- a CDS encoding CoA-binding protein yields the protein MNHDAYPDNYIRSILNSVKSIAMVGASPVNVRPSYFAFKYLAQRGYDMIPINPGHVGKDLLGKPFVASLRDIGRPVDMIDIFRNSSHIMPVVEEALTLDPLPKVIWMQLGARDDAAAEKAEAAGIKVVMNRCPKIEYGRLSSEISWMGVNSRTLSSKRPPAPTQGMRLSLNRMSVGGGDTAASDRAAKNKSEQS from the coding sequence ATGAACCACGACGCCTATCCCGACAATTACATCCGCAGCATCCTCAACAGCGTGAAGTCGATCGCGATGGTCGGCGCCTCGCCGGTCAACGTGCGGCCGAGTTATTTCGCGTTCAAATATCTCGCGCAGCGCGGCTACGACATGATCCCGATCAATCCCGGCCATGTCGGCAAGGACCTGCTTGGAAAGCCCTTTGTCGCCTCGCTGCGCGACATCGGCCGCCCCGTCGACATGATCGACATCTTCCGCAACTCCAGCCACATCATGCCCGTCGTGGAAGAAGCCCTCACGCTCGATCCGCTGCCGAAGGTGATCTGGATGCAGCTCGGCGCGCGCGACGATGCCGCGGCGGAAAAGGCCGAGGCCGCGGGTATCAAGGTCGTGATGAATCGATGCCCCAAGATCGAATATGGCCGGCTGTCGTCGGAGATCTCCTGGATGGGCGTCAATTCACGCACGCTCAGCTCCAAGCGCCCGCCGGCACCGACGCAGGGCATGCGCCTATCCCTCAATCGGATGAGTGTCGGCGGCGGCGACACCGCGGCCTCCGATCGCGCGGCCAAAAACAAGAGCGAGCAAAGCTGA
- the rpsI gene encoding 30S ribosomal protein S9: MAESIQSLDQLSQLKTAAAAPDAPKHEKKVDKFNRAYATGKRKDAVARVWIKPGAGKVTVNSREVEVYFARPVLRMMIEQPFSVAARSGQYDVICTVAGGGLSGQAGAVRHGISKALTYFEPELRSVLKKGGFLTRDSRVVERKKYGKAKARRSFQFSKR; encoded by the coding sequence ATGGCCGAATCCATTCAGTCGCTCGACCAGCTCTCGCAGCTCAAGACCGCGGCAGCGGCGCCCGACGCGCCCAAGCACGAGAAGAAGGTCGACAAGTTCAACCGCGCCTACGCCACCGGCAAGCGCAAGGACGCGGTCGCCCGCGTCTGGATCAAGCCCGGCGCCGGCAAGGTCACCGTCAATTCGCGCGAGGTCGAGGTCTATTTCGCTCGTCCGGTGCTGCGCATGATGATCGAGCAGCCGTTCTCCGTGGCCGCGCGTTCGGGCCAGTACGACGTGATCTGCACCGTCGCAGGCGGCGGTCTGTCCGGTCAGGCCGGCGCGGTGCGTCACGGCATCTCCAAGGCTCTCACCTATTTCGAGCCCGAGCTGCGTAGCGTGCTCAAGAAGGGTGGCTTCCTGACCCGCGACTCCCGCGTGGTCGAGCGCAAGAAGTACGGCAAGGCCAAGGCCCGCCGGTCCTTCCAGTTCTCGAAGCGTTAA
- a CDS encoding enoyl-CoA hydratase — translation MSVHAARAPSPQPPILLREMVGNIAVLTLNRPAARNSLSTAMIASLHAALDEVGSDKAVRAVVLAANGPAFSAGHDMKELTARRTDPDRGRAFFAEAMNACSAMMQAIVRLPKPVVASVQGIATAAGCQIVASCDLAIASEAASFATPGVDIGLFCSTPMVALSRNVPRKQAMEMLLTGEPVPAVRAREIGLVNHVVAAGTERDAAIALAEKVALKSAYTVKLGKEAFYRQAEMSLADAYRYAAEVMTENMMARDAEEGIGAFIEKRTPTWRDE, via the coding sequence ATGTCCGTCCACGCCGCCCGCGCCCCCTCCCCGCAACCGCCAATTCTGCTGCGCGAAATGGTGGGGAACATCGCGGTGCTGACTCTCAACCGTCCGGCCGCGCGCAACAGCCTGTCGACGGCGATGATCGCCAGCCTTCATGCCGCGCTCGATGAGGTCGGCAGCGACAAGGCCGTCCGGGCTGTCGTGCTCGCGGCCAACGGTCCCGCCTTCTCGGCCGGTCACGACATGAAGGAGTTGACCGCACGCCGCACCGACCCCGATCGCGGCCGCGCTTTCTTCGCCGAGGCGATGAATGCCTGTAGCGCGATGATGCAGGCGATCGTGCGTCTGCCCAAGCCGGTGGTGGCTTCCGTCCAGGGCATCGCGACCGCGGCCGGCTGCCAGATCGTGGCGAGCTGCGACCTCGCGATCGCCTCGGAAGCGGCGAGCTTTGCCACGCCCGGCGTCGATATCGGCCTGTTCTGCTCGACGCCGATGGTGGCGCTGTCGCGCAACGTGCCACGCAAGCAGGCGATGGAGATGCTGCTGACGGGCGAGCCGGTCCCGGCCGTGCGGGCCCGCGAAATCGGCCTCGTCAATCACGTGGTCGCCGCCGGCACCGAGCGCGACGCCGCGATTGCGCTCGCGGAAAAGGTCGCATTGAAATCCGCCTACACCGTCAAGCTGGGCAAGGAGGCATTCTACCGCCAGGCCGAGATGAGCCTTGCCGATGCCTATCGCTATGCGGCAGAGGTAATGACCGAGAACATGATGGCCCGCGATGCCGAAGAAGGCATCGGCGCTTTCATCGAAAAGCGCACGCCGACATGGCGGGATGAATGA
- a CDS encoding O-acetylhomoserine aminocarboxypropyltransferase, which translates to MSDRLPGFSTLAVHAGAQPDPTTGARATPIYQTTSFVFNDADHAASLFGLQAFGNIYTRIGNPTNAVLEERVAALEGGTAALAVASGHAAQVVVLQQLLQPGDEFIAARKLYGGSINQFSHAFKSFGWNVVWADPDDIASFERAVTPRTKAIFIESIANPAGSITDIEAISTVARKAGVPLIVDNTLASPYLIRPIDHGADIVVHSLTKFLGGHGNSLGGIIVDAGTFDWSTGGKYPMLSEPRPEYHGIRLQETFGNFAFAIACRVLGLRDLGPALSPFNAFMILTGIETLPLRMQKHCDNAKAVAEFLAGHPAVAAVNYAGLASDKYNQLARKYAPRGAGAVFTFSLKGGYDAGVNLVSKLQLFSHLANVGDTRSLVIHPASTTHSQLDDAAKTKSGAGPDVVRLSIGIEDKEDLIADLEQALSA; encoded by the coding sequence ATGAGCGATCGCCTTCCGGGATTTTCAACCCTCGCCGTGCATGCCGGTGCACAGCCCGATCCGACCACCGGTGCGCGCGCGACTCCGATTTATCAGACGACCTCGTTCGTCTTCAACGACGCCGACCACGCCGCCTCGCTGTTCGGCTTGCAGGCGTTCGGCAACATCTATACCCGCATCGGCAACCCGACCAACGCGGTACTGGAAGAGCGCGTCGCCGCGCTCGAAGGAGGCACCGCGGCGCTCGCTGTCGCCTCGGGCCACGCCGCGCAGGTCGTGGTGCTCCAGCAATTGCTCCAGCCCGGCGACGAGTTCATCGCGGCACGAAAGCTCTATGGCGGCTCGATCAACCAGTTCAGCCACGCCTTCAAGAGTTTTGGCTGGAATGTGGTATGGGCCGATCCCGACGACATCGCGAGCTTCGAGCGCGCCGTGACGCCGCGCACGAAAGCGATCTTCATCGAGTCCATCGCCAACCCCGCCGGCAGCATCACCGACATTGAGGCGATCTCGACGGTGGCGCGCAAGGCGGGCGTTCCCTTGATTGTCGACAACACGCTGGCCTCGCCCTATCTGATCCGCCCGATCGACCACGGCGCCGACATCGTCGTGCACTCGTTGACGAAGTTTTTGGGCGGTCACGGCAATTCGCTCGGCGGCATCATCGTCGACGCCGGCACGTTCGACTGGTCGACCGGCGGCAAATATCCGATGCTGTCGGAGCCGCGGCCGGAATATCACGGCATCCGCCTGCAGGAGACATTTGGCAATTTCGCCTTCGCGATTGCCTGCCGCGTGCTCGGCTTGCGCGATCTCGGCCCGGCGCTGTCGCCGTTCAATGCCTTCATGATCCTCACCGGCATCGAGACGCTGCCGCTGCGAATGCAGAAGCACTGCGACAATGCCAAGGCCGTCGCCGAATTCCTCGCCGGGCATCCGGCGGTGGCTGCGGTGAACTACGCGGGTCTGGCGAGCGACAAGTACAACCAGCTTGCGCGCAAATATGCGCCGAGGGGCGCGGGTGCCGTATTCACCTTCAGCCTCAAGGGCGGCTATGACGCCGGCGTCAACCTGGTGTCGAAGCTGCAACTGTTCTCGCACCTCGCCAATGTCGGCGACACCCGCTCGCTGGTGATCCACCCGGCCTCGACCACGCACAGCCAGCTCGACGACGCCGCCAAGACCAAATCCGGCGCCGGTCCCGACGTGGTCCGGCTCTCGATCGGCATCGAGGACAAGGAAGATCTGATCGCCGACCTGGAGCAGGCTCTGAGCGCCTAG
- the rplM gene encoding 50S ribosomal protein L13 yields MKTFSAKPAEVTKKWVLIDAKGLVVGRLATIVAMRLRGKHLPTYTPHVDCGDNVIIINAQHAVLTGRKREQKTYYKHTGYVGHVKERTARQILEGKHPERVLEKAVERMIPRGPLGRVQMGNLRVYGGADHPHEAQTPEKIDIAKLNRKNTRAA; encoded by the coding sequence ATGAAAACCTTTTCGGCAAAGCCGGCTGAGGTGACGAAGAAGTGGGTGCTGATCGACGCCAAGGGTCTGGTCGTCGGCCGCCTCGCCACCATCGTTGCCATGCGCCTGCGCGGCAAGCACCTCCCGACCTACACCCCCCACGTTGATTGCGGTGACAACGTCATCATCATCAACGCGCAGCATGCGGTCCTCACCGGTCGCAAGCGCGAGCAGAAGACCTACTACAAGCACACCGGCTACGTCGGCCACGTCAAGGAGCGCACCGCGCGCCAGATCCTTGAGGGCAAGCACCCCGAGCGCGTGCTCGAGAAGGCTGTCGAGCGCATGATCCCGCGTGGTCCGCTCGGTCGCGTCCAGATGGGCAACCTCCGCGTCTATGGCGGTGCTGATCATCCGCACGAGGCCCAGACGCCCGAGAAGATCGATATCGCCAAGTTGAACCGCAAGAACACGAGGGCCGCATAA
- a CDS encoding COX15/CtaA family protein: MTTISAPANPHRAVRWWLISVAALIALMVLVGGATRLTESGLSIVEWKPVTGSVPPLTETQWTDAFEGYKKIPQYRELNAGMSLSEFKQIFWWEWSHRLLGRFIGVAYLLPFLFFLWRGGLSGELKRRLWLLFALGGIQGAVGWWMVASGLSERVEVSQYRLATHLVLALLIFAGIVWTVRRLADRPQLAVPARLRFTSTVLVIVTFIQIYFGALVAGLRAGRAYNTWPQIDGAFIPSADRLWFETPWWRNMFDSVLTVQFEHRMTAYLLFTLAVLHAFDAVRSRAGSAASGALWLLAAVSVQAVLGILTLLNQVPIDLALSHQAVAIVVLTLAVIQAERLASRHSAEAQPRAVPIGQPG, translated from the coding sequence GCTGGTCGGCGGCGCGACGCGGCTGACGGAATCCGGCCTGTCGATCGTCGAGTGGAAGCCGGTCACCGGTAGTGTTCCGCCGCTGACGGAGACGCAATGGACCGACGCCTTCGAGGGTTACAAGAAGATCCCGCAATATCGCGAGCTCAATGCCGGCATGAGCCTGTCCGAGTTCAAACAGATCTTCTGGTGGGAATGGAGCCATCGCCTGCTCGGCCGCTTCATCGGCGTCGCTTATCTGCTGCCCTTTCTGTTTTTCCTGTGGCGCGGTGGTCTCTCCGGTGAGTTGAAGCGGAGGCTGTGGCTGCTGTTCGCGCTCGGCGGCATCCAGGGCGCGGTCGGCTGGTGGATGGTGGCCTCGGGGCTGTCTGAGCGGGTCGAGGTGTCGCAGTATCGGCTGGCGACGCATCTGGTGCTGGCGCTGCTGATCTTCGCCGGCATCGTCTGGACGGTGCGGCGGCTTGCCGATCGACCGCAGCTCGCGGTTCCCGCGCGATTGCGCTTCACGAGCACGGTGCTCGTGATCGTGACTTTCATCCAGATCTATTTCGGTGCTCTGGTCGCGGGCCTGCGCGCGGGACGCGCCTACAACACCTGGCCGCAAATCGATGGTGCGTTCATTCCGTCGGCGGACCGACTGTGGTTCGAGACGCCGTGGTGGCGCAACATGTTCGACAGTGTGCTGACGGTGCAGTTCGAGCACCGCATGACGGCCTATCTGCTGTTCACGCTGGCGGTGCTGCACGCATTCGACGCGGTGCGCTCGCGCGCAGGTTCGGCGGCAAGCGGCGCGCTCTGGCTGCTGGCTGCGGTGAGCGTGCAGGCGGTACTCGGCATCCTGACGCTGCTCAACCAGGTGCCGATCGATCTCGCGCTCTCGCACCAGGCAGTTGCGATCGTTGTGTTGACGCTGGCGGTGATCCAGGCCGAGCGGTTGGCGTCGCGGCATAGCGCGGAAGCGCAGCCGCGCGCGGTTCCCATCGGTCAGCCCGGCTGA